Below is a window of Jaculus jaculus isolate mJacJac1 chromosome 23, mJacJac1.mat.Y.cur, whole genome shotgun sequence DNA.
ACTATCAAAaagtgaaacagggctggagagatcgcttagcagttaaggcacttgcctgcgaagattaaggacccagtttcgattcctcagtacacacagatgcacaaggtggcacttgcttctggagttcatctgcaatggttagaggccctggcatgtcctctctatcttcctctttctctctctctcaagtaaataaataaaatattttttaaaattttaagtaaaaaagagCTTAGGAATGAgaggctgggcacggtggtgcatgcttttaaatttaatcccagcacttgggaggcagaggcagaaggatcattagtttgaggccaccctgagactacacagtggattccaggtcagccttggctatagtaagactctatctcagaaaagCAGAACaaacgggggaaaaaaaaataggaaaagcctatcaaatgacaatgagatacTATTTCACACTCAGTGGTATggctatagttttatttatttatttgacaaagaaagagggagagaattgggcgcatcagggcctctagccactgcaaatgaatttcagacacctgctaccccttgtgcatctggctaatgtgggtcctggggaatcgaacctgaatgcTTCTGAACtgttatttaaaatagtttaaaaaaaatattttgtttattagagagagagaagttgagcaaaccagggcctcctgcccctacaaatgaattccagcccaTGTGCGAATTTGTGCGTCTGGTttgtcatgggtactggggaaataaaccccATCCATCAGGCATCAAACACCTTTGTGggggcgcgcacctttaatcccagcaccggggaggcagaggtcggaggatcactgtgagctccaggccactctgagactacatagtgacttccaggtcagcttgggctagagtgaggccctacattgaaaaacaaaaaaacaaaacacctttaaccattaagccatctctccagcccctaaaatggttaagttttttaatttattaattttcatggTATGTAACTTTCAcctcaacagaaagaaaaagaaccttgGCTGGGCTAAGGGTGCTTACCTCGagtgtgtgaagccctgggtttaatttcccagcactgcaaaagaaaaagaaaagaaataattcttgGAATGACAACACTGGACTAGAAGGAGCCTGGGCCGGTGAGAACTCCCCCGCCACTGTCTTCTGTGACCGGGCACCTTGCTCATTCACCGCAGCTCTCCTTCACTGCGTTTGGTgctaggattgaacccaggactttcaGCATGCCAACACACAATCAATTTCTGAGTTACACCCTCACCCAAGAGGTgtaattcttttcctttcttttttattttaattttttatttacttgaaagagagagagagagcatgggctcgccagggcctccagccactgcaaaccaactccagatgcatgcacccccttgtgcatctggcttacgtgggtcctggagagtcgaaccgagattctttggctttgcaggcaaatgcctttaccactaagccatctctccagcccccctccttctttttcgaggttgggtctggcactggcccaggctgacctggagttcactatagagtctcagggtgggctcaaactcatggccatcctcctacctctgcctcccgagtgctgggattaaaggtgtgcgccaccacgcccagcctagaaATATAATCTTTTAACACAATTTCTTGAATAGCTATTTAAGATAAGTGTAAGTTAAATTAGTTTGTAAACTAGTGGTAATATTGACCATAATGAGGTAAGCACCACTTTAATTTATGAGCTTTCcaccttaaattattttttggtttttcgaggtagggtctcactctagctcagactgacctggagttcactatggagtcttgggatggcctcgaactcacagcaatcctcttacctctgcctcctgagtgctgggattaaagtcgtgcgccaccacgcctggctaaccttaaatttttttgtgcttttttttttttgtttgtttgtttgttttcaaggtatggtttcaccgtagcccagactgacctggaattcactacatagtctcaagctggcctggaactcatggtgatcttcctacctctgcctcctgagtgctggattcaaggcgtgcgtcaccacatctGGTTCTACCTTAAGTTTTTAacagttgccttttttttttcttttgaataggCTCATTCTGTGCCCAGCTTGGCCTCCGACTTGCAGTTCTCCCAACTGCTGGCATACAGGTGTGCGGGCAGCTTCAGCTGGCAGATTCCAGGCAAAAGGCATTTCAGTATTGAGAATGAATTCCCATCTCACATGGGGAGTATATACTGATGACATCAACACCTTATCTTATGTAGAGGAATCCTCCCTACTGGTCCACAGAAACCACCGTGGGGTGCTCTGTGCAATGGGCGGTACTCACGGGCATTGCTGTTAGCATCTGTCTTCCCCGCTTTGGGGTGCCTGCCTGCATTCTGCTGAGGCTTATTGTGCTCTTCTCCAGTGAGCAGGGCCTTTATTTCAGAAGGGATTTTTCCTTGGTCCATCGCCATGCACCACTGCTTGTACTGAAATATAGGAAATATTTGTACAAGTTAATATGGCGGATGCGCCGCTTATGGAGATTCTAATGTACGAACTCCCATGAATCTGGAGCTGTGACTTGGTGCTGAGGAGGCACTTGCTTggtatgtatgaggccctggcttTGAGATCGTCCGGAACTGAAAAAAAACAAGACTCCTATGACTAGAGGTCATGTTGTCTACTGAGAGTCTCCTGGGCTGGATACAAGATCTGCAACTTGggcaagggagatggcttagcagttaaggaacttgccagcaaagccaatgacctaggttcgattcccaggacccatgtaagccagatgcacaagggggcacataggtttggagtttgtttacagtggctggaggccctggtatgcccattctctctctttacctgtctatttctctctaataaatgaataaaaataaaataaaaaagatctgcAGCTTACAGAAGATCCTGGGAAAGTCACAAGCAAATCTTGTGATGTCGCTTATAGATGCTCTCCAGTCAAAGGAGCCTCCCCACAGCACATCCACTAGCTAGACTCCTCAGCAGGTTTTAAAACTGAGAAGGTATTACTTCTATTCTCACTAAACCTCTGCTGGGCAGCAGGAGTTACTGTCACATGTACGAGTAGGTGGGTATATCTACCAAAGTAAAGCAGACCGAAGATTCTGCCCTCACCTGACTCAAATTCAACATATTAATTAAAACATTACTgaaccaggcatgggggcacatgcctttaatcctagcactcaggaggctggtaggaggagcatcatgaatttgaggtcagactgaaactacatagtaaattccaagtcagcttgggatagagtgagaccctacctcaaaaaaacaaaaaaggggtggagagatggcttagcagttaaggtgcttgcctgtgaagcccaaggacccaggttctattccccagtacccacgcaggccagatgcacaaagtgcatgttCCTTTgcatggctgaaggtcctggcacacccattctctctatatatctacctctctctcagagaaataaagttaaaaaaaaaaacaacaaaacactagTTTTACAATGATCATGATAGTACCAGCTGTCTCTTCTGAGCCCACAGTAAAGGAGTTACAATTATGTTTTATCACTCTTATAGTTCTACAACCACTACCCAAAGtctgaatggatgaatgaaaacatgtaaaataacttatatgtaatataaatggTGTCAtcactgccaggcgtggtggggcacacctttagtaccagcactcgggaggcagaggtagcaggatcgctgtgagttagggttaggccagcctgggactatggagaaccaggtcagggtgggctacacagtgagacgctacctcgaaaaaaaacaaacaaaaaacgatgTCATACTGTACAGCCATACATCGTTACACTTTTGCCACTTAGCAATGTAACTGAATGTCCTTCTACGTGAGTAAAGATGCGTGTGCACCGTGATCTGCACGTGACACGCGCACGGcgctgtgcagcccaggctggccagcctCCTGGTGCTCATCCCGGGCCCCACGCTGGGGTTTCGCCGGTCACCTGGCTGCGTCACTGGCAGAAGTCGTGCGATTGGCTTAGCAAATCCACGGCGGGGCGAATGCGCGTTATTCCCCGCCTCCTGCCGGAGTTCCGCAGTGAGTCCCGCACCTCCCGCTCCCCGTCTGCCGCCTGGCTGACAGGTTCACTCTCTCCCCAGCGTTTGCTGTTTGCTCAGTGCATCTCTCCTTGCCCATCTGTGGCTGACGTTCCTCACGCGCCCCCGAAAGACCTCACCATTTCCAGTTCCTCTCGGAGGGCACATATAGCTCTTTCTCGACTGGACACCAGCTCTTCCAAGTACTGGTACCTCAGCTTCTTCCGCGCCCGGCATTCCCTCGCGCTCTGCCGGCTCCGCTCCAGCTTCGCCTTCAGGTCGATCTTGGCTGGCTTCCGGCCCCGCTTGCCGGGCTTCTTCACTTTGCCACCAACCACCTTCGGCACGGAAGAGGGGACATgtcacttttctttctgttctgtctATAGCAGGGCAGCTACAGTTGTCCATCAGCAAAGAGAACACTTACAAATAATAAGTGAAGCATACAGAAGACAAGTAAAATCCTGCCCCATAATCCTCCTGGGTcttgtcttcatttttttgtacttttcaaaattatttttgtttatttttatttatttgagagcaacagacaaagacggagagagaaagagaatgggtgcaccagggcctccagccactgcaaacgaactccagacgcctgcgcccccttgtgcatctggctaacgtgggtcctggggaatcgagcctcgaaccagggtccttaggcttcacaggcaagcgcttaaccgctaagccatctctccagccccttttgaacTTTATAAACATaacactgttatttatttatttatttgagagagaaagaggcagatagagacaaagtgacagagagaatgggtttgccagggtctctagcgaCTGCCAATGAcgtccagacacttgcaccacctgtacatgtggcttatgtgggtattgaggaatcaaagctgggtccttaggctttgcatgcaaacactgaaccactaagccatctgtccagcccttttcttcatatttttgttttcacatgtgtatgtgcgtggtgtgtacatgtggggggtgggtgcaggtgtgtgttgggagggtgttttcctcaattgctctgcACCTTATTTGTGGAGACAGCTAGCCAGCCTTGCATACACTTGGCAGGGATAAGAGACCcttgtcaccacacccagctttgcatGTGGACACTGAGATTCCAAACTCAGGCCCCCATGCCTGCACAGCAAACATTTACTCACtgggcctttatttttttttgggggggggagacagggtctcacattagaATTGGCTTCAAACTAAACTgaatagccaaggatgaccttgaacttcttattttatttacttattgtctggtttttcaaggtagggtctcactgtagcccaggctgacctggaattcactctgtattctcagggtggctttgaactcacggcaatccttctacctttgcctcccgagtgctgggattaaaggcgtgcgccaccatgcccggcaacctTTACCTCCtcttgcaagcagggagagagaagagggacagacagaatgggtgcgccaggaactctagccattgcaaataacctccagataaatgtgccaccttgtgcacatggttttatgtgggcattggggaattgagcctgggtcctttggttttgctggcaaacaccttaaccgctaagccttctctccagtcctaaaatgttttaaaaactcaatgggggctggagagatggcttagcggttaagcgcttgcctgtgaagcctaaggaccccagttcgaggttcagtttcccaggtcccacgttgccagatgcacaagggggtgcacgcgtctggagttcgtttgcagaggctggaagccctggcgcgcccattctctctctctccctctatctgtctttctctctatgtctgtcgctctcaaataaataaataaataatttttaaaaaattgtttaaaaactcAATGGTAGTCAGGCATGGAGcacactctttaatcccagcttggtaggcagaggtgagagggtcactgggagttcaagaccagcctgtgactgcagagtgagttccaggtcagcctgggctacagtgagacctacctcaagaggaaaaaaaaaaacaaaacctctagCTTATAGAGTCTAGAAAAAGCTACGTGCATATCcaaggcctgtaatcctagaacttgggtggatgagtcaggaggatcacagttcaaggtcatccaggaTTGCAGCGTGAGACCCCTTACAAACAGAACATAAAggggctggaaatgtagctcagttgatagtgtTTGCCTGGCATATACAAAaccccgagttcaattcccaatactgcATACACAGGACTGATGGCACctgcttacaatcccagcactggggaggcagaggcaaggatcaggagttcaaggccatcctcagctacatagcacaTTTGAGGCCAACTGGGCTtataggagaccctgtctcaaacaaagaaatagaaaaggccAAGCAAACAAGGCCTACAAACTGAACACAGCAACATATAAAGTGGACTGATTGACGGACACACCTCAGGGGAGTCTCCCTGGAATAACGGCTACCTTAACATCTGGAAATCCTTCACTATAATACACTCTAGTAACAGACGATACAGGATCAACATGGCACATTCATCTCAATAGACTCAATGAAGAAGGGGactgggaaatagctcagtgcttgtttgtaaaacctactggcctggttttgattccccagtacccatgtaaaggcatataggagcacacccctttaatcccacactcaggaggcagaagtaggattactttgagttcaaggtcagcctgagactacacattgaattccaggtcagcctgggctagagcaagaccctacctaaaaaaaaaagggggggtgcacACAAGAGGtgaagaggatcaagagttcaagggtgggtggctggagagactgcttagagTTAAGACATTTGCTAGCAAAATCAAAGGATTGATGGCACCTGCTTATAATCCCAatcaaaggatccaagttcagctccccagtacccatgtaaagccagatgcacaggtggtacacgCGTCTTGAGTTAAGCTTGCAGCAGCTAGTGGCCCTGAAcgcctactctctctttctctctctgcctgtaaataaataaaaataatttaaaaaagagttcagagtcattcattcatatgtatgtatgtatgtagcggCACGAGGTCTTGGGACAGAGCTCGGCAGATGGAACACGGACACACAGCTCAGGCATGTTCTCTTGTAGCTCATGCTGTCTTTGAACTTGATacgtagctaaggatgaccttgaacaacaacaactttttttttttctttttggttttttgaggtagggtctcactgtagcccaggctgaccaggacttcactatgcagtctccggctatgaactcacagcgctcctcctacctctgcttctggagggctgggattaaaggcgtgtgccatgccTGACAAGATGTTCTTTCCTTCCCAAGTTACCTAACAGGATTCTAGCACGTTTATATTTGACTCTGCGACTTAGCATGCTCGCAAGCCCTCCCTTTTCTGTGCCCCAGCTGTAGCTGCATTTTGGCCAGTTGCCCTGGCTGGTATGTTCATTGAGGGACAAGTCCCACGCACAGCAGGACAATCTCCTCGACGGCACCATGTCCCAATCAATCACTAATAACTAGTACTCTAAGGtacagcaccagatgaagttttattTCCCCGCTACCATTTGCTAgctttcttaaaaaaacatttgagagtcagaggaagagagaaaaaagagaaagagagagagaatgggtacgccagggcctctagccactgtaaatgaactccagacacatgtgccgccttgtgcatctggcttacctgggtcctagagtcctgaggctttgcaggcaagcaccttaaccattaaggcatctctccagtccccatttgcTAGTTTCAGAAATAGCTGTTACAGTAgttggccgtggtggtgcacgcctttaatcccagcactcgggaagcagaggtaaagaGGATaaacatgagttcaagaccaccctgagactacatagtgaatcccaggtcagcctggtctagagtgagatcctaccttgcgaaaacaagcaaacaaaaagaagaagaaatgaaaaagagagaactCCATGTGATCTTTTTTTAgtatttgacttttatttatttatttatttgacagagaaagagggagagagagacaatgggcacgataggggctccagccactgcaaacgaactccagatgcatgtgcccccttatgcatctggctaatgcgggtcctggggaatctaacctgggtcctttggctttgcaggcaagtaccttaactgctaagccatccctctagctcacCATGTGATCTTTTGATAAGGAAATAACTCAAAATCTGATGTACTTTTCTGGACTTGTTTAGAGATTACTGGAGACTTTAAGGAAGAAAcctgttatagggctggagagatggcttagcagttatgacactagcctgcaaaactaaaggatccaggttcgattccccaggacctatgtaggccagatgacaaggtggcacatgtgtctggagtttgtttgcagtggttgaaggccctgtgtgcccattctcgctcttgctctatctgcttccttctctctctctttctttctttctttctttctttctttctttctttctttctttctttccttctctctctctctctcaaataaacaaaattaaaattaaaaattaataaaaagaaagctggTATATGTTTCAAAGTTCTGAAAAAGATACAACTGAAAATTATATACTGTGTCAGAGTTTCCAGCCGAGAAAATTAAACAGTAATACATTCTCCCAGCATCCTTAAAACAACCATCACATTAGTATTATTTTCTGGGACAGATAAAAGATACAGTATTAATTAGATCAATCTCATTTCAGAATTAACACTGAAAGAAAAATGGAACAAGGActatggaaaaatattttcaggatTTTCTGGAAACCTTTCAGAACTCTCCCTTTTTGTTTTGGAAACGTCACTTCCTGTCAGGAAGGGGTTGCTACTTCACAAGCAATGGGTTTCTCTGGGTGTGCCCCAAGCCAGGGTGCAGTACTGGGTTTTCCCTCCCCGTCACGCTTCTCGAAGCTTCAGCGTGAAGAAGAGTTTACATTTCCAGCAAAGAGAGGCTGGAAatgtttttctatctctctgaggATGTGTGAAACAAAAAACTGGATGGTAACAAAAGTTTTACTGGTTAGGAAAAAAAGGACACCCCAAGGAATATGTGAGAGACTAGAAAATCCGCAGACTTTGAAAGGCATAGGAAAGGGCtgatggatttctttctttttctttttctttatctttctcttttatccttttttttttttttttaaatttctttgtttttcaaggtagggtttcactctaccccaggctgacctggaattcactattcagggtggctttgaactcacagtgatcctcctacctccaagtgctgggagtaaaggtatgcgccaccatacccagctgattaatttcaactttaaaaattgaacatagagccagaggtaggaggcagagatttgaggattgtcgtgagtttgaggctatcctgaaactacacagagaattccaggtcagcctgagctagagtaagaccctaccttggggagaaaaaaaaagaactgaacataaggctggagagacggctcagtggttaaggtgcttgcctacaaaacctaagaaccaagtacaactccccagcaccctgtAAAGCCGGATTCATAAAAGAAGCACGTGcattggagtttgtttctagtggctgggaggcccattctctctctgtttgcaaataaataaataaataaaatatatactttttacatTGAACATAAATTTTGTGTCATgagtgatggtacacacctgtaatcccaacacctgggggATAAAGGCAGGATAGGAGTTCACAGTCATCCCTGTCTACAgagggagtttaaggccagcttgggctacaagagaatttgtctcaaaaaatatatagtagggactggagagatggcttagagattaaggtgcttgcctgcaaagccaaaggacacaggtttgatttcccagtacccacaaaaagccagatacataaagtggagcatgtgtctggagttcctttgcagtggctagaggccctggcacctccattctttctcctctgcctgaggtttaaaaaaaggggggcaggGTAGAGATGAGATATTCAAGtagatttaaattaaaaaaaaattattatgtggCAAAACTTGGATTCCAGACTCTACCCAAATAGCAACAGGAGCTTAGCAATGTTCCAACTAACCACAGGAaaagagctggggggggggggctgaaccAATGAGATGAATGGGGCACTGAGGAAAGGGAGTAAGCCCATGAGAAGGTGGGGAAATCACCAATGGAAAATAGTACTGCTTCAAGGTGCACTACTTAAGCTCTCTACATTGTAAAAGGACCAGGAGGCGGCAAGAAAGGACAAAAAaatgaggcctttggtttcccatcaggaatagatggtaagaccctattgctgaaaactccacatacttgggctgtaaggtcactgagaaatcctgctggaactgagctgaaaacctcctctgtgtagacagCTAACAGAAGACTTTCAATGGGAcagggagaaatcaccagtgaagatactcaacagtggacactgcaagccttatatttggccagctaggccaaatgagccaacgggtacaacagtgacatgtctgtcatggtggaaaccaactgccctctaattggactggaggcctgctccatgggaggaaatacatccctgatactgaaaacctgcaacaggggtaatcatgagccctaggggtgtaacgtctgctgctgtctggctaaatatatatactatgctcaccaaactgcccagtaagcacttctcttaatgttcatacctgtatattaatgctaatatactcacttttggttagagaagcttctcttttcagatggcagtgaccttgggatgactcagaaggaaccatggtgctgagaagtgacagaggagtgctcagcactacaatatctctatcacagcttccaaggctcagggtccattgcagaagaggtggcagaaagaatgtaagagccaaaggaagggtaggaatccttacaacgtgctcctccagacatacaatagcctggatatccatgacctcacagtgcctgacactacttacacaagaccatcgtaacaggaggaaaagatcatgacatcaaaataaaagagagactgattgagagggggaggggatatgattgagagtggagttgcaaaggggagagtgggggaactaccatgggctattgtttacaatcgtggaagttgtcaataaaaaaatgaaataaaaaggctggagagatggcttagtggttaaggtctgtgaagccaaagtacccaggttgaattccccaggacccacgtaagccagacacacaagatggtgcacacgtttggagtgtgtctgcagcggctgaaggccctggcgtgcccattctctacctctctcaaacatatacatattttaagcACACTTGTTATTCTTCACTTGTCTCCATAGGCATGTCAAGGGCGGGAGCTTGCACTAAGCCTCGGAGTGTGAACCTTTGCAAAGCCGAGGGGTCCTGGCTGGACACAGGCAGCCGGGGCTCGCCGGGCCCCAGGCCGGGCACCAACGGGGCAGCGGGCGCGGAGGTCGAGGGGTCTCTGCGGCGCCGGCGTGGCTCAGCGGTGGGACAGCACCGAGGACAAGCAAAGGCGGGGACGGGGTGCGAACCCGGACTTACCTTACTGTCGTCCATCTC
It encodes the following:
- the Crebl2 gene encoding cAMP-responsive element-binding protein-like 2, translated to MDDSKVVGGKVKKPGKRGRKPAKIDLKAKLERSRQSARECRARKKLRYQYLEELVSSRERAICALREELEMYKQWCMAMDQGKIPSEIKALLTGEEHNKPQQNAGRHPKAGKTDANSNALLGN